One Paraburkholderia dioscoreae DNA segment encodes these proteins:
- the putA gene encoding trifunctional transcriptional regulator/proline dehydrogenase/L-glutamate gamma-semialdehyde dehydrogenase yields the protein MASTTLGVKVDDLLRTRLKDAATRLERTPHWLIKQAIFAYLEKIEHGQLPPELSGVAGSADLTEGAAVEHEEDGASHPFLDFAQNVQPQSVLRAAITAAYRRPEPECLPFLLGQARLPANLAGDVQTMAGKLVETLRTKSRGGGVEGLIHEFSLSSQEGVALMCLAEALLRIPDRATRDALIRDKISKGDWKSHVGQAPSMFVNAATWGLMITGKLVTTNSETSLSSALTRLIGKGGEPLIRKGVDMAMRLMGEQFVTGENISEALANSRKYEARGFRYSYDMLGEAATTEADAQRYYASYEQAIHAIGKAAGGRGIYEGPGISIKLSALHARYSRSQQERTMSELLPRVRSLAILARRYDIGLNIDAEEADRLEISLDLLEALCFDPELAGWNGIGFVVQAYQKRCPFVIEYLIDLARRSRHRIMVRLVKGAYWDTEIKRAQVDGLEGYPVYTRKIYTDVSYLACAKKLLSAPDAVYPQFATHNAHTLSAIYHLAGNNYYPGQYEFQCLHGMGEPLYEEVTGRDKLNRPCRVYAPVGTHETLLAYLVRRLLENGANTSFVNRIADETVAIKDLIADPVDEASKIVPLGAPHAKIPLPRHLYGSERLNSMGLDLSNEHRLASLSSALLASAHHPWRAAPMLEDNEIAVGLARDVRNPADHRDLVGTVVEATPEHVGAALAHAVAAAPIWQATPVDARADCLARAADLLEAQMHTLMGLVVREAGKSLANAVAEIREAIDFLRYYSTQIREEFSNDTHRPLGPVVCISPWNFPLAIFMGQVAAALAAGNTVLAKPAEQTPLIAAQAVRILREAGVPAGAVQLLPGNGETVGAALVADPRTRAVMFTGSTEVARLINKTLSSRLDPDGKPIPLIAETGGQNAMIVDSSALAEQVVADVLQSSFDSAGQRCSALRVLCLQDDVADRTLEMLTGAMRELAVGNPDRLSIDVGPVIDLDAKRGIDAHVAAMREKGRKVEQLPMPDGCAQGTFVAPTLIELDSIDELKREVFGPVLHVVRYRRSQLDKLLEQIRATGYGLTLGIHTRIDETIAHVISRAHVGNIYVNRNVIGAVVGVQPFGGEGLSGTGPKAGGALYLQRLLATRPAGLPKSLAQALVVDVPRAAENGDNPSAALTAYRDWLITEREPQLAARCDGYLSHVPAGATAVLSGPTGERNTYTLGARGTVLCIASTASGARVQFAAALATGNRALFEGAAGEQLVSQLPASLKSHASVKKSADTPFDAVLFEGDSDELLALVKEVAKRPGPIVSVQGVAARALESGDEDYALERLLTERSVSVNTAAAGGNANLMTIG from the coding sequence ATGGCTAGCACCACCCTTGGCGTCAAGGTCGACGACCTCCTGCGTACCCGGCTGAAAGATGCCGCCACTCGTCTCGAACGCACTCCGCACTGGCTCATCAAGCAGGCCATCTTCGCGTACCTCGAAAAGATCGAGCACGGCCAATTGCCGCCCGAGCTGTCGGGTGTGGCGGGCTCGGCCGATCTGACCGAGGGCGCCGCGGTCGAACACGAGGAAGACGGTGCGTCGCACCCATTCCTCGATTTCGCACAAAACGTGCAACCGCAATCGGTGCTGCGTGCCGCGATCACGGCCGCTTACCGTCGTCCGGAGCCGGAATGTTTGCCGTTCCTGCTCGGTCAGGCGCGTTTGCCGGCCAACCTCGCGGGCGACGTGCAGACGATGGCCGGCAAGCTGGTCGAAACGCTGCGCACCAAGAGCAGGGGCGGTGGCGTCGAAGGGCTGATCCACGAATTCTCGCTGTCGAGCCAGGAAGGCGTGGCGCTGATGTGTCTCGCCGAAGCGCTGCTGCGCATTCCCGACCGCGCCACGCGCGACGCGCTGATCCGCGACAAGATCAGCAAGGGCGACTGGAAATCGCACGTCGGTCAGGCGCCGTCGATGTTTGTCAACGCCGCGACCTGGGGATTGATGATCACCGGCAAGCTGGTGACGACCAATAGTGAAACGAGCCTCTCGTCGGCGCTCACACGTTTGATCGGCAAAGGCGGCGAGCCGCTGATCCGCAAGGGCGTGGACATGGCGATGCGCCTGATGGGCGAGCAGTTCGTCACGGGTGAGAACATCTCCGAGGCGCTCGCCAACAGCCGCAAATACGAAGCACGTGGCTTCCGCTACTCGTACGACATGCTCGGCGAAGCAGCCACAACCGAAGCCGACGCACAGCGCTACTACGCGTCGTACGAACAGGCGATTCATGCGATCGGCAAGGCCGCCGGCGGCCGTGGCATCTACGAAGGCCCGGGCATCTCGATCAAGCTCTCCGCGCTGCACGCACGCTACTCGCGTTCGCAGCAGGAACGCACGATGAGCGAACTGCTGCCGCGCGTGCGCTCGCTCGCGATCCTGGCGCGCCGCTACGATATCGGCCTGAACATCGACGCCGAAGAAGCCGATCGCCTCGAAATCTCGCTCGATCTGCTCGAAGCGCTGTGCTTCGATCCGGAGCTGGCCGGCTGGAACGGTATCGGCTTCGTGGTGCAGGCGTATCAGAAGCGCTGCCCGTTCGTGATTGAATACCTGATCGATCTGGCGCGCCGCAGCCGTCACCGCATCATGGTGCGCCTCGTGAAGGGCGCGTACTGGGACACGGAAATCAAGCGCGCGCAAGTGGACGGACTGGAAGGCTATCCGGTCTACACGCGCAAGATCTATACGGACGTGTCGTACCTCGCCTGCGCGAAGAAGCTGCTCAGCGCGCCCGACGCGGTCTATCCGCAATTCGCCACGCACAACGCGCACACGCTGTCGGCGATCTATCACCTCGCGGGCAACAACTACTATCCCGGCCAGTACGAGTTCCAGTGCCTGCACGGCATGGGCGAACCGCTGTACGAAGAAGTCACCGGCCGCGACAAGCTGAACCGTCCGTGCCGCGTGTACGCGCCGGTCGGCACGCACGAAACGCTGCTCGCGTACCTCGTGCGTCGTCTGCTGGAAAACGGCGCGAACACGTCATTCGTGAATCGTATTGCCGATGAAACCGTCGCGATCAAGGATCTGATAGCCGACCCGGTCGACGAAGCCTCGAAGATCGTCCCGCTCGGCGCGCCGCACGCGAAGATTCCGCTGCCGCGCCATCTGTACGGTTCGGAGCGCCTCAATTCGATGGGTCTCGACCTGTCGAACGAGCACCGTCTGGCGTCGCTGTCGTCGGCGCTGCTGGCGAGCGCGCACCATCCGTGGCGCGCCGCGCCGATGCTCGAAGACAACGAAATCGCCGTAGGCCTCGCGCGCGACGTGCGCAATCCGGCCGACCATCGCGACCTCGTCGGCACGGTCGTCGAAGCGACGCCGGAGCACGTGGGCGCCGCTTTGGCACACGCGGTGGCCGCCGCGCCGATCTGGCAAGCCACGCCGGTCGATGCGCGCGCCGATTGCCTCGCGCGTGCCGCCGATCTGCTCGAAGCGCAGATGCATACGCTGATGGGCCTCGTGGTGCGCGAAGCCGGCAAGTCGCTGGCCAACGCCGTCGCGGAAATCCGCGAAGCGATCGACTTCCTGCGTTACTACTCCACGCAGATTCGCGAGGAGTTCTCCAACGACACGCATCGTCCGCTTGGCCCGGTGGTGTGTATCAGCCCGTGGAATTTCCCGCTGGCGATTTTCATGGGCCAGGTGGCCGCGGCGCTTGCAGCCGGCAACACGGTGCTCGCGAAGCCGGCTGAACAGACGCCGCTGATCGCCGCGCAAGCCGTGCGTATTCTGCGCGAAGCCGGCGTGCCGGCGGGCGCGGTGCAACTGCTGCCCGGCAACGGTGAAACGGTCGGCGCCGCATTGGTGGCCGATCCGCGCACCCGCGCGGTGATGTTCACCGGTTCGACCGAAGTCGCGCGCCTGATCAACAAGACGCTATCGAGCCGCCTCGATCCGGACGGCAAGCCGATTCCGCTGATCGCCGAAACGGGCGGCCAGAACGCGATGATCGTCGATTCGTCGGCACTTGCCGAACAGGTGGTGGCGGACGTGTTGCAATCGTCGTTCGATTCCGCCGGTCAACGGTGTTCCGCGCTGCGCGTTCTTTGTCTGCAGGACGATGTCGCGGACCGCACGCTGGAGATGCTGACGGGCGCGATGCGCGAACTGGCCGTGGGCAATCCGGACCGCCTGTCGATCGACGTCGGTCCGGTGATCGACCTCGACGCGAAGCGCGGTATCGACGCGCACGTCGCGGCGATGCGCGAGAAGGGCCGCAAGGTCGAGCAACTGCCGATGCCGGACGGTTGCGCGCAAGGCACCTTCGTTGCGCCGACGCTGATCGAACTCGACAGCATCGACGAACTGAAGCGTGAAGTGTTCGGCCCGGTGCTCCACGTGGTGCGTTATCGCCGCAGCCAGTTGGACAAATTGCTCGAGCAGATCCGCGCGACCGGTTACGGTCTGACGCTCGGCATCCATACGCGTATCGACGAAACGATCGCGCATGTGATCAGCCGCGCACACGTGGGCAACATCTACGTGAACCGTAACGTGATCGGCGCTGTGGTCGGCGTGCAGCCGTTCGGTGGCGAAGGTTTGTCGGGCACAGGTCCGAAAGCGGGCGGCGCGCTGTATCTCCAGCGGCTCCTCGCCACGCGTCCGGCCGGTTTGCCGAAGTCGCTCGCGCAGGCATTGGTCGTGGATGTTCCGCGCGCGGCCGAAAACGGCGACAATCCGTCCGCTGCATTGACGGCTTACCGCGACTGGCTGATTACCGAACGCGAGCCGCAACTGGCCGCGCGCTGCGACGGCTATCTGTCGCATGTGCCGGCAGGCGCCACGGCGGTATTGTCGGGACCGACCGGCGAGCGCAACACGTACACGCTGGGCGCGCGCGGCACGGTGCTGTGTATCGCGTCGACGGCAAGCGGTGCGCGCGTGCAGTTTGCCGCGGCGCTGGCTACGGGCAATCGCGCGTTGTTCGAAGGCGCGGCGGGTGAACAATTGGTGTCGCAGTTGCCCGCCTCGCTGAAGTCGCACGCAAGCGTGAAGAAGAGCGCCGATACACCGTTCGACGCCGTGCTGTTCGAAGGCGATAGCGACGAACTGCTGGCGCTGGTGAAGGAAGTCGCGAAGCGTCCGGGCCCGATCGTGTCGGTGCAGGGCGTCGCGGCACGCGCGCTGGAAAGCGGCGACGAGGACTACGCGCTCGAGCGTCTGTTGACGGAACGCTCGGTCAGTGTGAATACGGCAGCTGCAGGCGGTAATGCGAATTTGATGACGATCGGTTGA
- a CDS encoding YeiH family protein, with amino-acid sequence MSDTNQTLPTGAAPAKRQSTHGGGLFSTEDWWAVWVGLLVIVIAWALFASGSSIKWLAVAPARWSGVGQAAQDAGKHLPNYAALFIVFALLFGVSLAALKQRVGAFLGSFLILFIASALIFTLGAWVNASKYNLEPPLVALALGLLISNVFTLPEWFSAGLRVEFYIKVGIVLLGATLPFTLLVWAGPVAVGQATIVSLVTFFVIFFAAKAFGLDRRFAAVLGVGGAVCGVSAAIAIAGAVRARREQASVAITLVVLWAIVMIFVLPFASRSLGLSTAVAGAWIGTSEFADAAGIAAAQAYGDFAKHAGSAIAGAPEASLQAFTLMKVVGRDIWIGIWAFVLAIVATTRWESQDSGVTAKPNAGEIWARFPKFVIGFVIASALVTWIASHYSLADYRKVVTPEFVAPITALRTWAFTFCFLSIGLTTRLRSLTATGLKPFLAFTVGVVVNIAIGYALSAHVFAPYWNSLGQGS; translated from the coding sequence ATGAGCGATACCAATCAAACGCTGCCGACGGGCGCCGCACCGGCCAAACGGCAAAGCACGCACGGCGGCGGACTTTTTTCGACTGAAGACTGGTGGGCGGTGTGGGTCGGCCTGCTGGTGATCGTGATAGCGTGGGCGCTGTTCGCGTCGGGCAGCAGCATCAAGTGGCTGGCGGTGGCGCCGGCCAGATGGTCGGGTGTAGGGCAGGCTGCGCAGGACGCCGGCAAGCATCTGCCGAACTATGCCGCGCTGTTCATCGTGTTCGCGTTGCTGTTCGGCGTGAGCCTCGCTGCGCTCAAGCAACGGGTCGGTGCTTTCCTCGGGTCGTTCCTGATCCTGTTCATCGCTTCGGCGCTGATTTTCACGCTGGGCGCGTGGGTCAATGCGTCGAAGTACAACCTCGAACCGCCGCTCGTCGCGCTGGCGCTCGGTCTGCTGATCTCGAACGTGTTCACGTTGCCCGAATGGTTTTCGGCGGGCTTGCGCGTCGAGTTCTACATCAAGGTCGGTATCGTGCTGCTCGGCGCGACGTTACCGTTCACGCTGCTGGTGTGGGCTGGCCCCGTAGCGGTCGGGCAGGCGACCATCGTTTCGCTTGTCACATTCTTCGTGATCTTTTTTGCCGCCAAGGCGTTCGGCCTCGACCGGCGCTTTGCCGCTGTGCTCGGTGTCGGCGGCGCGGTGTGCGGCGTCTCGGCGGCGATCGCGATTGCCGGCGCGGTACGGGCGAGGCGCGAACAGGCTTCGGTGGCGATTACGCTGGTCGTGCTGTGGGCGATCGTGATGATCTTCGTGCTGCCGTTCGCGTCCCGCTCGCTCGGACTGTCGACCGCAGTCGCCGGCGCATGGATCGGCACCTCGGAATTCGCCGACGCCGCCGGGATCGCGGCCGCGCAAGCTTATGGCGACTTCGCGAAACACGCCGGCAGCGCGATTGCGGGGGCGCCGGAGGCGTCGCTGCAGGCGTTCACGCTGATGAAAGTGGTCGGCCGCGATATCTGGATCGGCATCTGGGCGTTCGTGCTGGCGATCGTCGCGACGACCCGCTGGGAATCGCAAGACAGCGGCGTCACGGCAAAACCCAACGCCGGCGAGATCTGGGCGCGCTTTCCGAAGTTCGTGATCGGCTTCGTGATCGCGTCGGCGCTGGTGACGTGGATCGCCAGCCACTATTCGCTGGCCGATTACCGCAAGGTCGTGACGCCCGAATTCGTCGCCCCGATCACCGCGTTGCGCACGTGGGCGTTCACGTTCTGTTTCCTCAGCATTGGGCTGACCACGCGCCTGCGCTCGCTGACCGCCACCGGCCTGAAGCCGTTCCTTGCATTTACGGTGGGCGTGGTGGTCAATATCGCCATCGGCTACGCGCTGTCCGCGCACGTGTTCGCACCGTACTGGAATAGCTTGGGGCAGGGTTCGTGA
- a CDS encoding primosomal protein N' translates to MSDVFVRVALDHPLPTLFDYRCDTPERVVPGMLVSVPFGKRHVVGLICEVTAHSDVPPDRLRAIDSVCTACPPLSSEWLRLAAFAADYYQRGLGEVALPALPQALRDASRWSRLFAPQERYSLTPTGKTALPDALPARASALRKLAQALAETEFLLAAEVRALHPKAITTLDAWQAEGWVALDLIEAAAELTAPVPPSAPSPTLPMLTDEQATAVEAIRDADGFAPFLLHGVTGSGKTEVYLRALAEILAARPDAQALVLVPEINLTPQFEAAFRARFAALEGTSIVTLHSGLAEGERARSWFAAHTGQARIVLGTRLAVLASLPKLAIIVVDEEHDPAYKQQEGLRYSARDLAIYRAKQLGLPVVLGSATPSLESWWQADQGRYKRLTLSRRAVADAVLPTVRLIDLEEERRRGRASVEGLSGPLIAALKARLDRGEQSLVFLNRRGYAPQLACDACGWVAGCPRCSAYVVLHKPERALRCHHCGWEARIPRSCPECGNVDIAPMGRGTQRVEETLASAVPGARVLRIDADSTRRKGSAQALFSDVHAGEVDILVGTQMIAKGHDFQRVSLVGVLNADTALFSHDFRASERLFAQLMQVSGRAGRAGLPGEVLVQTRYPRHALYHALARHDYVGFANSTLAERRDAHLPPFVYQALLRAEGRTLEAALAFLQQAAASLTGIPAAERVTVYDAVPLTIVKVMHVHRAQLLIESASRGALHATLRAWQPLLRGMKGVLRWNLEVDPLDI, encoded by the coding sequence CCGCCTGACCGCCTTCGCGCTATTGATAGCGTGTGCACTGCGTGTCCGCCGCTATCGTCGGAATGGTTGAGGTTGGCCGCTTTCGCAGCGGATTACTATCAACGCGGCCTCGGCGAAGTGGCGTTGCCGGCTTTGCCGCAAGCGCTGCGCGACGCCTCGCGCTGGTCACGGCTGTTTGCGCCGCAAGAGCGCTACAGTCTGACGCCTACAGGCAAAACGGCCCTCCCCGACGCACTGCCGGCTCGGGCGAGCGCGTTGCGCAAGCTGGCGCAGGCATTGGCCGAGACCGAGTTTCTGCTGGCCGCCGAGGTTCGCGCGCTGCACCCCAAAGCGATCACGACGCTCGATGCATGGCAGGCGGAAGGCTGGGTAGCGCTGGACCTCATCGAAGCTGCCGCCGAGCTTACCGCTCCGGTGCCACCCAGCGCGCCCTCGCCCACGCTGCCCATGCTCACCGACGAGCAGGCGACGGCTGTCGAAGCCATTCGCGACGCCGACGGTTTTGCGCCATTTCTGCTGCACGGCGTGACGGGCAGCGGCAAGACAGAGGTCTATCTGCGGGCACTCGCGGAGATCCTGGCCGCCAGGCCCGACGCTCAGGCGCTTGTCCTCGTGCCTGAAATCAATCTGACGCCGCAGTTCGAAGCGGCTTTTCGCGCGCGCTTCGCCGCGCTCGAAGGCACGTCGATCGTCACGCTGCACAGCGGTCTCGCGGAAGGCGAGCGCGCCCGCAGCTGGTTCGCCGCTCACACAGGGCAGGCTCGCATCGTACTCGGCACCCGGCTGGCGGTGCTCGCCTCGCTGCCCAAGCTCGCGATCATCGTCGTCGACGAGGAGCACGATCCCGCCTACAAGCAGCAGGAAGGCTTGCGCTATTCGGCGCGCGATCTGGCGATCTACCGCGCCAAGCAGCTCGGATTGCCGGTTGTGCTCGGCTCGGCCACGCCGTCGCTGGAAAGCTGGTGGCAAGCCGATCAGGGGCGCTACAAGCGGCTCACCCTGTCGCGCCGGGCGGTCGCCGACGCCGTATTGCCCACCGTCAGACTGATCGATCTGGAAGAAGAGCGGCGCCGCGGCCGGGCGTCGGTGGAGGGGTTGTCGGGGCCGTTGATCGCCGCGCTGAAGGCGCGGCTCGACCGCGGCGAGCAAAGCCTCGTGTTCCTGAACCGCCGCGGTTACGCGCCGCAGCTTGCCTGCGACGCCTGCGGCTGGGTCGCCGGTTGTCCGCGTTGCAGCGCCTACGTGGTGCTGCATAAGCCCGAGCGCGCGCTCCGCTGCCACCACTGCGGGTGGGAAGCACGCATTCCGCGCTCGTGCCCGGAGTGCGGCAACGTCGACATCGCGCCGATGGGGCGCGGCACGCAACGCGTCGAAGAAACGCTGGCGAGCGCGGTGCCCGGCGCGCGGGTATTGCGTATCGACGCCGACAGCACGCGCCGCAAGGGCAGCGCACAGGCGCTGTTTTCCGACGTCCACGCGGGCGAGGTCGACATCCTCGTCGGCACGCAGATGATCGCCAAGGGCCACGACTTCCAGCGCGTGTCGCTGGTCGGCGTGCTGAACGCCGACACCGCGCTCTTTTCCCACGACTTCCGCGCCAGCGAACGGCTTTTCGCCCAGTTGATGCAAGTAAGCGGCCGGGCAGGCCGCGCGGGCTTGCCCGGCGAAGTGCTGGTGCAAACGCGCTATCCGCGCCACGCGCTCTACCACGCGCTGGCACGCCACGACTATGTCGGCTTCGCCAACTCCACGCTGGCCGAGCGGCGCGATGCGCACTTGCCGCCGTTCGTCTATCAGGCCTTGTTGCGGGCCGAAGGCCGCACGCTCGAGGCCGCGCTCGCGTTTCTGCAGCAGGCGGCGGCCAGCCTGACCGGCATTCCCGCCGCCGAACGCGTGACCGTCTACGACGCAGTGCCGCTCACCATCGTCAAGGTGATGCACGTGCACCGCGCCCAGTTGCTGATCGAGAGCGCATCGCGCGGCGCGTTGCACGCAACTTTGCGTGCCTGGCAGCCGCTGCTGCGCGGCATGAAGGGCGTGCTGCGCTGGAATCTGGAAGTCGATCCGCTCGACATCTGA